atatatatgcaatTTGTGATCTGATACTTTGGTCACGTGTTTATGTGGGTAGATTTTGACCAGTAGAATTAATGAGCACAAAAAAAGGAGTTTTACTACTTATAAATTGTGTGATTAGAGTGCCTGTTTAAATCCTTgttttctcctttcttttttcAATATTGTAAATACCCCAATGGGCATAGAATGATGCAGAAAGCTatgcatttagggttgccaccttaccaCTTTAAATCTGAAcacatggaatccacagcctacatggctaattagcaattcatttagatgcttGATGcctggctgcacataaatcagttcagtctgcggCATGCATCTAAGGGTTCTTACAGACGAGCgattttacctgcactcccctgcgttctgtttttctgcgttcagccgcaggggagtgcaggaatagacgcattacattttttccaatggggctgtactcacacaggcgcgtgtaggtgccgaacgcaggaaaaatgctgcatggggagcgcaggtaaaatcgctcgtctgtaagagcccttaatgagttgctaattagccatgcaagtTGTGGATTCCAtgtgtgttcagttttaaaggggtgaggtggcaaccctatatgcatTTGATTCTTATTGTATGTGCCACAACATTGTGGAGCTCTGTACATAATATGCACCCATCTACGCATTGCGCTCTGTGGTTTAGGCTTACAAATTAAGTAAAAATTCATAATGCAATGTTTTAACTGGCAAAGACATTATTCTTACTAtccaaaatgttgcaaaaaaaaaaaaaaaggaggcagGATCAAGTTTGTTCTGTGTTAGTTAGTATTGTTTGAAATTAAAAGAAAGGGAAGAATTTCCAATACAAACCATtaactcattatttattttaagctCAGGTGTCTTTTGTTCTGTCAGATCATCTACCACACATGATTATTAACGACCATATTAAGTCCTCCAGCAGGTATTTTAGGAGCATTTGTGTGTGTTTGGCTCTTTTGCATTTTGGAAATTGCAGAAGAAGGTGATTGTCAGAGCTGCCAAAAAAAGCCAGTTTGCAAAAATGGCCAGCAGGGGTAAGGGGAAGAAGGAGAGGGCATGGAAAGAGGGTGAGCATTGGAAGGCGAGTGAATATTGGTGTGGGGGGACTCAGGACTTGTTTGAGGGGGACTCAGAGGAGGAATATTTCTCTGAAACAAGTCCTGAGCCCCAGGGGGAGAAATCTATTAGGGCATACAACAGGTTAGTCCGAGGAAAGGAAAGGAGTTGGGAGGAGGAAGATGGGCAGGGGGGCAGCAGCACCTGGGATAGGAGTAGGGACACAGGAAGGGAAAGGAGGGAAAGAGCCCATGACCCATTGTGGGGGGAGGAGGTAGAAGAGTTCTGGGAGAGGGGGCAGGAGAAAAGGGCATCAGGAAAGGGATCCCATGGGAGGGAGGAGGTAAGGGCAGCAGCAATATCGTCCCAGTGGAGGAAGGATGGAAGGGCAGTAACAATGGAGTCACAGGGGAGGGAGAATGAAAGGACAGCAGCAAGAGGCCCCCATGGGAGGGAGGATGGAAGGGCAACAGGAAGGGGGTCACAGGAGAGGGAAATGGGTAGGGCAACAGGATGGAGTTCCCAGGGGAGGGGAGATGAAAGGGCAGCAGGATGTGGTTCCCAGGGTAAGGGGGAGTATAGGGCAGCAGCATGGGGGACCCAGGGTGGAGGGAAAGGCAGGGCAACAGAAGGTGGGTCCCCGGGAAGGGAAGAGGTAAGATCAGTAGAAAGGGGGTCCCGGGGGAATGAGAAAAGAAAGGCATCAGTAGGTAGGGGGTCCTGGGGGAATGAGGAGAGAAATGCATCAGGATGTAGGTcccaggagaaggaaaggccagCAGCTAGTGGCTCACAGCGGTGGAGGACATTGTCCCCTGTACCTGCCACCAGGCGTCCTAGAGAGGAGGAGACCGAGGAGGAGAACGAAGAAGGGCCCATCTATAAACTTGGTCCCCGGTTTAGCAGTGAGGAGAATGCAGCATTGGTCAATGAGGTGATCAGACAGTGGGACTTGTTGTTTGGTACTCGGTCGCATTGGATCACTCCTGCCAGGCGCAAACATCTCTGGCAGGAGGTAGCGGAATGTGTAACATCTGTAAGTACTGTGCACCGTGATGGACACACTGCATACAAGCGCTTCAGCGACCTGAAGCGATACATTAGGAAGAAATTTATGGTCCGGAGGACTAAACGCCAGAAGGCTGGAGGAGGGCCTCTACCACCACTCAGGCTGAGGCCTTATGAGCGCCACCTTTTGGAGACCATGGGTGAAGAGGTGTGCCAAGGGTTTGAAGCTGAATTCTGGGACACGGATCGGAGACGTAAGTTTGATTGTTTACAAGTtatctcattttttatttgttaaaatgtctGCTTGTTAGCTATGCTGAAAAGTTTGGACATGTGGTATTTTTcagcctttcttttctttctctttcacaCCCGCTGATAAAAATAGATAGAACTTCATTAGCCATCACTTGTGGTGGGATCAGCTGACATCTATTCATATAAACTGCTGTCCCTCCAGCTTTTATAAGATTGCAACTTTTATGTGTTTTCCTCCAAATGAAACTAGCCACAGCCAAAAATAGAAACCTAGAAAGTTTACATTACttgtttttaaacattgttaACCTTTCTTGGTACTtttgttaaaagggtggttcacattaacatttagtatgttatagaatatatatatttctagcaATCTTTCAGTTGcccttatttgtttttataggtggtttttttttttttttttttttttaatgtgctttgcttttctgcctctttccagcttttaaatgggagtacTATCCCCTATTTATATaagtctctcatttaaacaacTTGCCCTTGAGAAAGGGCAATCGTAAGCCCGAAACGTTACCTGGTTGTTTGACATAATAAAttcaaagaggtgctgcagcagtattttttcctgtatgtctatgcaaacccctggcaagggtttccaGATGGCTATGcacccaacctacaaggttaaataaggtagttgaagcacacacaatattgtctattttgCATCTCATTtaaactgcctggttgctagggaaaataagaccctagcaatcGGATAGCTACTGAAaagctgctgctactactactggaaatgttataaataagaagctgaaaaaccaaaaataaaaagaccaactgcaaattgtataacagtctacatcatactaagttttTAAATGTTAACTACTTCAACTTGTAGCCCAAGCAGCAAGACAGCATCACAGACCAACAGACATGTACAGGGGACAGACCTCTCAGCAGGCCACTGTAGCGGCATTGGCACAGCCACTGAATCCCAGTGAGGCAGGCGTACAGGAGCCTATTGAATGTCAAGGCAAGTACTTGCAAGAATTTTGGTGAACAGTGAAGATAATTGccctttttttggaaaacattcttatatataatcttttttatttttctcagaaCAACAAGTTGGATACCACCACCAGTCCTTGTCCACACTGCCTGTGAAGTCCCCCAGACGTaagtaaagtaattaaaattaaCAATTAACCCTTGtttggaactagaggtaggcagaagttTTGAGATATGAACTGCAGAGTGGTTTGGGGCAGGATCAGCAGTGGCAGCCAGGAGGGATGATTTGCACTGAAGGGAGAGTTGTGTTGGTGATGTAGGaactttttttgttattgcaatttttttaatttttattttttatttttagtcatTGTTTTTATTAAGAGCCTTCTATTCAGATGCAATCCCTtgttcaaatctatgcatggctgctagggaaactgggaccctagtaaccagattgctgaaattataaaaaaaaaaaaaaaaaaaagctaaactcaaaaaatacaaataataaaaaatggaaattagttgcaaattgttttagaatatcatggtctacatcatactaaaagtttaaactgCCTGGAATCTGTGCTAGGACTGCTTGCAAGATTAACCTTTCAACCCCCCTGGGCTGGAGTAGATCCTTAGTACAGGAAAGGCACGCAGATAGGCAGGCTTTAGTAATCAAGAGGAAATGAGTAAAATacataaaaggaaagaaaatcagTACAGAAGAGCACTTTTTTTTCCTATCTGAGGAGTCCTCGGTTCTTGGGTAGCTCAAATAAACTAGTGCTGACACTTGACATTTGCTAACCTGTAAATTAGATTGCTTGCCACAATCTGGATTAACTGAAATTTAAGTCTTAAGCAATTAAGCAAAATCTCAACAAGTAATTTACTTGCAGTGATTTTAAATGTTGGCCAAGGGGATGGCATTTCGAGAGATTTGTTAGGGTTACCATCCGGCCTGGATTTCACCGGCCAAGCCGGCAAAATACCAGCAAGGGTCAGGCCGGTATTccaaatttatcaaaaatgtacttgctggtaaatttgtactAACTTGTCATCTGCCCGACCTACCCCCTTTTCCTCTAGCCTGCCTTGTGCTATTGTCTTAGTCCTTACTCTCTGCCGCAGGAAGTAGTATATGTTTCCATATGAGGAAGCAGAgtgctttttttaaagcaatatgttTTACTAATCTGTTGGGtttatgtaaattaattttgtgaTTGATTGTAGTCACTATAACTACTTTTATTTTGCTAGTCTCTTAACTTAGTCTTTTTTGGCTTAAAAAAATCATACTGACATATTTGTGGTTTAAACTACCTTTCATTAGTCCATAGCAACAATGGttagttttgttcttttttaattggCAAATGTTGCTAAAAGCGATTCCAAAAAACACGGAAATCCTTTAACTTatacaaatatactttttaatttatttattttttaccctaATAGCTGCTGCTGCATCTGTTGCTGCTGCCAGGGGACGTGAACAGGGGCAAGGGCAAGGACTGGATGAGACATCTTTGGATTTCCCAACAGAGGCTCTATGGACATCTGCTTGCTTGTCTGCTGTGTTCCAGCCTTCATTCGTGCACCAACGCAGACATAATCTCCGCCTCAGGCGCTGGATGGCCCGCGTCGATGGTCATCTACTTGACCTGAGATGGGAAATGGCTGTGGTGAGTCAGGAACTCAAAAACTTAAAAGTGGAACTGCATGAATGGAGGTTGGAGGCTCAGAAGCAGCATCTAGAATGGCAGTCAAATGCGGACCGGCGCAACAATGCCCTGTTGACAGCCCTAGAACAAGCACTGCATGTGCCTACTTCTGCCAGGTCTACTGAGGAGACCGTCCCTGAACCCTCTCATGCGCCTCCCCGACGTGTTTCTCAACGGACTAGGGGAAGGCCCAATAAAAAGGGCAAGTAGGTCTCAAATCTGTGTCCCTGCTGTTGCTTTCAAGCCCCTAATGGCCAATACTTCTTCACCCAGTTCCATTGTGGCCACAAACTGTTACTGAATACATTGCTTCAGGACATGTTTCGCTACATGATCCAATTTGACTGATTACCAAACAAGAAGTCCCATTATTTCAAAAAACCTCATAAACCATTGCTGCATTCTTCTCACTGAGGGACATCACCATAACATCTAGCGGtgccctttccaataacatctgaaAAAGCAGTTTAGTATTGAAGTGCATTTGCTTTAACAACCTTTTTTGcttttgccaaaataaaaatttgcccatACCTCTGTCTTGGGCTACTTTAAAGAAACGTGTACTAAAGCTTCAATTCtatcatactgtacatactatacATCTTTGTCTGCAGTgggaaatttgattgttagttacTTATTCCTTTTTCTACAAGTACACTTCAAGCATAAGTTTGTGTGCTAAATGCACACTTTATTGTATTATAATTGTATTCGTTTTCAAcaaacatactggggctcatttatcaacactgggcaaatttgcccatgggctgttacctatagcaaccaatcagtgattagctttttaaagccagctgcaagaagaacaatgaatgcagcaatctgattggttgctataggtaacagcccatgggcaaatttgcccagcattgataaatgtaccccaatgTGTCAAACATAAATAACACTAAAATAGTGAAACAGTCCAACTGAGGCTGTGAGCTGCGTCATTCTTAAGATGGGGGGAGTAGGTTAGAAAAGAGGGGcttaaaataataagcaaatgagaagaaatataaaaatgtaagtaGATGGGGGGGTGGAGGAAGAGGTGAAAGGTAATAGCCTTGGCGTTCTTAGTGGTAGAATACTTTTCAATGATTTTTCTCTTTGAACTGCTACCATCTCCCCCAAATTTCTGTGTAACATGTCTATCCATGTGGAGCAAGAGGTTAACAGGATTCTTTTCTAGTTTGCAACTGAAAATTTCTATGGATAGCTCTATGACCTGCCTCAAGAAGTTTTAAAGTAAAGGGCAATACCAGAAGATATGCAAATGTGCCTCTATTGCAAGTACATCTCCAATATCATATCAGATGCATTAGGAtaaactattaaaggaacagtaacaacaacaaaaaatagttttaatgaatgaaattctaatgtaatgtagtgttgcactAGTACAACTTGTGTGTTAAcatcagaaagactattatagttgtataaaaaagctgctgtgtagccatggggggcagccattcaatgctgaaaaaagagaaaaagcacagaatacacaacagataacagaaactctgtagtatacaatggaattcttcagagcttatctgatacCTATGGTGTATCGCACATTCCTTAATGGCtacccccatgtctacacagcagcttgtttatataaagtagagTTGTGTTTCTGATAAATATCCAAACGAAGTACTGGCACACAGCAGCGTTTGCAAAGGGGGAGTGTCCCCTACGTGTTTATTGTCAACCAAAATTCACTCgtggagggccagggtgtgcaggCGGACTTTGCTGTGTTTCTgataaaaacacatcagttgtaaCCGTACAGGATTACATTATgttgtattgtcattcctttaaaacgcttccattttttggtgttactgtccctttaacaggaATAGAGGCTAGGGGCCCAGTTTGATCAGAGAGCCCTTTGTATTttcttgtaatatttattttatttgagctGCTGCATCTGGCCTAGCTCACCTGCTGGGAGAAGGAAGGCAATTGCGTGTGTGTGTGCATCCACCCAGTTACTGTATGTCACTGGTATGTGCTGAACCTGACCCAACATAGAGAGAGCTTGGTTGCATTTGTGCCTGGTTCTGTGGGACCCAGCAGAAGCCTAGAAGGGGGCCGtttgtggatgtagcctaggggccccacatgtcCTTAAATCAGTTCAATTCAATTGTTGGAAATGGTTACATCAAGAGCTGGCAAAAAGTTTCCATATGATGTTGTCAGCCTGTACCTCTGAAAACCCAGTTTTTAAATCTGTGTTTCAAAAGTATATAAATTAAAGTTGTGTTGGATCATCTGTTGTATAGGCACAGGTATATTATGTGATAATGGTTTTTGTTTGGGTGGTTCAGCGAGGGCACAGATAGTATCAAATGTTGTGAATGAGCCATAGGTTCTTGTACCAGACtgttagggctttagcacacgggctaattcggagagatttagtcgcctggcgactaatcacctcttcttcggggcgacaattttcccgaactgccttccccctgctaaaatgaaaaatcggctgcagcaatgcactcgcttcgattttcaaagtcgcctgaagtttcttcgtgaggcgacttcggaaatcgaatcgccgcgagagcattgccgcaggcgatctttcattttagcaggggaaggcagttcgtcccgaagaagaggcgattaatcgcctggcaactaaatatctccgaatctgcctgtgtgctaaagccctttaTAGTAGTGTGAGATCAATAGGAGCAAATGGTGTTACCTCCTGGAGTTTACATTTGTCAATACACAAGTGTAAGGTCTATTACTGATGTGAAGCCTTAAAAGAAGtctcttaggggtccgtttactaaagtgcgttaaaaatattcgcacaatatatagacagaattttcgccaaatatgttatcgccagtttactaacctgcggtaaatataaatttgcgaattttcttgcgcaagaataattgttcaccagttatcgcattcgctgcaaataacgctacgtacacattaacgcatggtttactaaactgcaaaatgtgctaaagacaaaattaaagccagaatattcgcaaacttttaccgccacctatatagtggcgtaaaagtatttttttagccagaaaattctcaaggggcaggaaatatcccataatactgttttttgttttttttttttacccatcattctttgctgacaggagagagatctgtagctattgctgacaggatgttttggcttctgcttctatctggtgcaacagcagcagtttcagctcagaggcgtattattggcagcgggcatcatagtccaaggattcgtcagcctctacacttgtttggtttcattgtgattggcgacATTAAACTGTGAATTTCTATGAAGCGAAGaaattgactggtatcatttcttgttcctatgattctattggcagaagggtttatatgatgcataaatgtttgattggtgttactctggtgatattgttggatggtataatcatcagtcaataaagtttgagttttgaagatgcatttctggccataaatgtcacagtaaaaattgccataataaccgccataaaacaagactattttatagcataaatattcgcaaaaacgtaatttttcgccagaaaattcgcaactcgctaaaattaccgctaacgtaagctggttccttaacgtagttaccgcaagtgatcgcaatgacttctgagcgcatcgctgtttagtaaacgtagtcgctgcgaatattctggcgtaaaaatattctcagcgataacatgcggaaacttaaagtcagatttaccgcactttagtaaacggacccctctgAATGGGAATAAATTGGGCAAAGTTTAAACTGAGCTAAAGTTAATTGTATTTGGAAGTTTTGGACTTTATATATGCATCTAATTTGCAGGAGAATGCCATTTAAGAATTATGAAAACCAAGCTTGTATTCAACCAGCAGACAAAGTTCATTTTCTTGCAGAATCAAAACCAGTAAAGCCAATTCCTCTCCTAATTAATTTC
This is a stretch of genomic DNA from Xenopus laevis strain J_2021 chromosome 6S, Xenopus_laevis_v10.1, whole genome shotgun sequence. It encodes these proteins:
- the LOC108704447 gene encoding uncharacterized protein LOC108704447, with the protein product MASRGKGKKERAWKEGEHWKASEYWCGGTQDLFEGDSEEEYFSETSPEPQGEKSIRAYNRLVRGKERSWEEEDGQGGSSTWDRSRDTGRERRERAHDPLWGEEVEEFWERGQEKRASGKGSHGREEVRAAAISSQWRKDGRAVTMESQGRENERTAARGPHGREDGRATGRGSQEREMGRATGWSSQGRGDERAAGCGSQGKGEYRAAAWGTQGGGKGRATEGGSPGREEVRSVERGSRGNEKRKASVGRGSWGNEERNASGCRSQEKERPAASGSQRWRTLSPVPATRRPREEETEEENEEGPIYKLGPRFSSEENAALVNEVIRQWDLLFGTRSHWITPARRKHLWQEVAECVTSVSTVHRDGHTAYKRFSDLKRYIRKKFMVRRTKRQKAGGGPLPPLRLRPYERHLLETMGEEVCQGFEAEFWDTDRRPQAARQHHRPTDMYRGQTSQQATVAALAQPLNPSEAGVQEPIECQEQQVGYHHQSLSTLPVKSPRPAAASVAAARGREQGQGQGLDETSLDFPTEALWTSACLSAVFQPSFVHQRRHNLRLRRWMARVDGHLLDLRWEMAVVSQELKNLKVELHEWRLEAQKQHLEWQSNADRRNNALLTALEQALHVPTSARSTEETVPEPSHAPPRRISQRTRGRPNKKGK